A genomic segment from Chitinophaga flava encodes:
- the tsaB gene encoding tRNA (adenosine(37)-N6)-threonylcarbamoyltransferase complex dimerization subunit type 1 TsaB: MALILSIDTATTTGSVSLARDGKTLQTLVNEQQQDHAAAIVLYVQQIFREQGVTADDLDAIAVSAGPGSYTGLRVGVATAKGLCYAWNKPLLAVSTLQMMAQGALDAVKDTAAWYCPMLDARRQEVFTAIYDASLQPVMEPQALVLEPNSFDAWLAQKKIYFFGNGSPKWATMLPSIDNAEFIPYEMSAVDMAPLAEQLFHQKSFADLAYFSPFYLKGFYFPQKH; encoded by the coding sequence ATGGCATTAATACTTAGCATAGATACAGCTACAACGACAGGTTCGGTTAGTCTTGCCCGTGATGGGAAAACATTGCAGACATTAGTTAATGAGCAGCAGCAGGACCATGCAGCAGCTATTGTACTGTATGTGCAGCAGATTTTCCGTGAGCAGGGTGTTACAGCCGACGACCTGGATGCGATTGCAGTGAGTGCCGGTCCGGGTTCGTATACGGGTCTGCGTGTGGGAGTAGCTACTGCCAAAGGGTTGTGTTATGCCTGGAATAAGCCGCTGCTGGCTGTTTCCACGCTGCAGATGATGGCGCAGGGCGCCCTGGATGCAGTGAAAGATACGGCAGCCTGGTATTGTCCTATGCTGGATGCACGCCGGCAGGAAGTATTTACTGCTATTTATGATGCTTCTTTGCAGCCTGTTATGGAGCCGCAGGCACTGGTGCTGGAGCCGAATTCCTTTGACGCCTGGCTGGCACAAAAAAAGATTTACTTTTTTGGTAACGGTAGCCCGAAATGGGCCACCATGTTGCCTTCCATCGATAATGCCGAGTTTATCCCCTATGAAATGAGTGCCGTAGATATGGCACCGCTCGCTGAACAGTTATTCCATCAAAAATCCTTCGCAGATCTGGCGTATTTCAGTCCTTTTTACCTCAAAGGCTTCTATTTTCCCCAAAAACACTAA
- a CDS encoding 3-hydroxyacyl-CoA dehydrogenase family protein: MNILVIADAQRYDELRQRDFSRHQVQWKTNLEDVLSVKAFDLVIDLLFDDRPEHAAVYAKNPGVPVLAGMVKTSLSEVMNQYAFEQGFNIMGCNFLPGFISLPMLEVTLMDDGQQQVLDDIMYQLNWECTLVADTTGMVTPRVVCMIINEAYLTAEEGTASREDIDTSMRLGTNYPFGPFEWCERIGVKHVYEVLKAVHDVTGDDRYEVAALLQTEYEAI; the protein is encoded by the coding sequence ATGAATATCCTCGTAATAGCAGATGCACAGCGGTATGACGAGTTGAGGCAAAGGGATTTTTCCAGGCATCAGGTACAATGGAAGACCAATCTGGAGGATGTTTTGTCGGTGAAGGCGTTTGATCTGGTGATAGATCTCCTTTTTGATGACCGGCCTGAGCATGCAGCGGTGTACGCCAAAAATCCTGGTGTGCCGGTGTTGGCGGGTATGGTAAAGACTTCTTTATCGGAGGTGATGAATCAATATGCATTTGAGCAGGGCTTCAATATAATGGGCTGTAATTTTCTGCCGGGATTTATCAGTTTACCGATGCTGGAGGTAACGTTGATGGATGATGGTCAGCAGCAGGTGCTGGATGACATCATGTATCAGCTCAACTGGGAATGCACGCTGGTAGCGGATACTACGGGGATGGTGACACCAAGGGTGGTATGTATGATCATCAATGAGGCTTATCTGACGGCGGAGGAGGGTACTGCTTCCCGCGAGGATATTGATACCTCTATGCGGTTGGGCACCAATTATCCGTTCGGACCTTTTGAGTGGTGTGAGCGAATAGGTGTAAAACATGTGTATGAGGTGCTGAAGGCAGTGCATGATGTTACCGGTGATGACCGGTATGAGGTGGCAGCCTTACTACAAACAGAATACGAGGCGATATAA
- a CDS encoding lysophospholipid acyltransferase family protein codes for MYYLLLGFCYSLSILPFPVLYLISDILYVLVYHVFGYRKKVVLENMKQAFPEKSPEEIRRLAKKYYRNLTDMMVETIKLLTMSKQQLQERFTCDLSVLHKLYAEGKSCQLHLGHNFNWEWANLFCMQGVQFPFLVVYMPLSSKPADRMFRHFREKFGTILIPANDMANSMRPWMEKQYLIALVADQNPGNPRSCLWYPFLNKMTPFYKGPEMAARRNDIPVVFVDIRKTKRGYYHAKLQLMFEDPQQEPVGKITETFVRFLEKNIHEQPEVWVWSHRRWKHTYPGHQTVI; via the coding sequence ATGTATTATCTACTGCTTGGTTTTTGCTACAGCCTTTCTATATTGCCGTTCCCGGTACTTTATCTCATCAGCGACATTCTGTATGTGCTGGTGTATCATGTATTCGGTTATCGTAAAAAGGTAGTGCTGGAGAACATGAAGCAGGCTTTCCCGGAAAAATCACCGGAAGAGATCCGCAGGCTAGCTAAAAAATATTATCGTAATCTGACTGATATGATGGTGGAAACCATCAAGCTGCTGACCATGAGCAAACAACAGCTACAGGAACGCTTCACCTGCGACCTCTCTGTTTTACATAAGCTCTATGCAGAAGGCAAAAGCTGTCAGCTTCACCTGGGTCATAATTTCAACTGGGAATGGGCCAACCTGTTCTGTATGCAGGGTGTACAATTTCCTTTTCTGGTAGTGTACATGCCACTCAGCAGCAAGCCCGCCGATCGTATGTTCCGGCACTTCCGCGAAAAGTTTGGCACCATCCTCATACCGGCCAACGATATGGCCAACAGCATGAGGCCCTGGATGGAAAAACAGTATCTCATTGCCCTGGTTGCCGATCAGAACCCGGGCAATCCACGCAGCTGCCTCTGGTACCCTTTCCTCAATAAAATGACACCCTTCTATAAGGGCCCTGAAATGGCCGCCAGAAGAAATGATATCCCCGTTGTTTTTGTGGACATCCGGAAAACCAAACGCGGCTATTATCATGCAAAGCTTCAATTGATGTTTGAAGATCCGCAACAGGAGCCCGTTGGCAAGATCACTGAAACATTCGTTCGTTTCCTGGAAAAAAATATTCACGAGCAACCTGAAGTTTGGGTATGGAGCCACAGAAGATGGAAACATACCTATCCTGGCCACCAGACAGTAATATAA
- a CDS encoding BON domain-containing protein, which produces MNRKSLTLALLMLMGVFFFACKPSDSKIQKAVNEKLSTIPGITAEVKGGVVTLSGEVTDDAAKAAAEEALKGVSGVKTVTNNIMVKAAEPAPAAPVTINPDDVLKKTLDSAYAAAGFSTVTVAVANGEVTLSGEAKKSDLRKIIQTAQESKPKKVNNSLKLK; this is translated from the coding sequence ATGAATAGAAAATCCTTAACACTCGCCCTTTTAATGTTGATGGGCGTATTCTTCTTTGCGTGTAAACCTTCAGACTCCAAGATCCAAAAGGCGGTTAATGAAAAGCTGAGTACTATTCCAGGCATTACTGCGGAAGTGAAAGGTGGCGTAGTGACCCTCAGCGGTGAAGTAACCGATGATGCCGCCAAAGCCGCTGCTGAAGAAGCATTAAAAGGTGTTTCCGGCGTAAAAACAGTTACCAACAACATCATGGTGAAAGCAGCTGAACCTGCTCCGGCAGCACCTGTGACCATCAACCCCGACGATGTGTTAAAGAAAACCCTTGATTCTGCTTATGCGGCAGCCGGATTCTCCACTGTAACCGTTGCTGTTGCCAATGGTGAAGTAACGTTGAGTGGCGAAGCCAAAAAGAGCGACCTGCGCAAAATCATACAGACAGCACAGGAATCAAAACCCAAGAAGGTTAACAACAGCCTTAAATTGAAATAA
- a CDS encoding MBL fold metallo-hydrolase: MFVKQLYTNCLSEAAYFIESGGVAVVIDPLRDIDVYVDLARERNATIKYIFETHFHADFVSGHLELAKATGAKIVFGPNAETGFDAYVAKDNEEFAIGDVTIKVLHTPGHTLESTCYLLIDENKAPYAVFTGDTLFVGDVGRPDLFSGNLTKEELAAYLFDSLNNRIKTLPDNVIVYPAHGPGSACGKNLGPNTYSTIGEEKNTNYALLATDKAQFINEVTSGLTTPPSYFPINAKINKEGYDALQAVMAKAMQPLTPAAFKAKGDAGVLILDTRPATEFGDGFVPGSISIGLEGRFAEWAGSLLPFDQEIILVTTPGKEEETVVRMARVGFENVNGYLEGGYPAWEASGQEKDMIITVEADELAMDMPHDENLVVVDVRKPAEYANGHVKGATNLSLGDMMDPLNLADLDEHLNLYVHCQGGYRSIIACSILKREGIHNLRNVDGGFAKMKDEKGLEIVQEKNVLN, translated from the coding sequence ATGTTCGTTAAACAATTATACACCAACTGCCTGTCAGAAGCCGCCTATTTTATAGAATCGGGAGGAGTGGCCGTAGTGATAGACCCGCTAAGGGATATTGACGTATACGTAGACCTCGCCCGGGAGCGCAATGCAACGATTAAATATATTTTTGAGACCCATTTCCACGCAGATTTTGTGTCGGGCCACCTCGAACTGGCCAAAGCTACCGGCGCAAAGATTGTATTCGGACCAAATGCAGAAACCGGTTTTGATGCCTATGTAGCCAAAGACAACGAAGAATTTGCCATCGGTGACGTTACCATCAAAGTATTACACACACCCGGTCATACACTGGAATCTACCTGCTACCTGCTGATCGATGAAAACAAAGCACCTTATGCTGTGTTCACCGGCGATACTTTATTTGTGGGAGATGTAGGCCGTCCGGACCTGTTCAGCGGCAATCTCACCAAAGAAGAGCTGGCAGCTTATCTGTTTGATTCACTCAACAACAGAATCAAAACACTGCCGGATAATGTAATCGTGTATCCTGCACATGGTCCTGGTTCTGCCTGTGGTAAAAACCTGGGTCCGAACACCTACAGCACCATCGGTGAGGAAAAAAATACAAACTACGCCTTACTGGCTACCGATAAAGCACAATTTATCAATGAAGTAACCAGCGGTCTTACTACCCCGCCTTCTTACTTCCCGATCAATGCAAAAATCAATAAAGAAGGTTACGACGCCCTGCAGGCTGTAATGGCTAAGGCTATGCAACCACTCACACCTGCTGCTTTTAAAGCAAAAGGTGATGCTGGTGTACTGATCCTGGACACTCGTCCTGCTACCGAATTCGGCGACGGTTTTGTACCTGGCTCCATCAGCATCGGACTGGAAGGCCGTTTCGCAGAATGGGCCGGTAGTCTGTTGCCTTTCGATCAGGAAATCATCCTGGTGACCACACCCGGCAAGGAAGAAGAAACCGTAGTGAGAATGGCTCGTGTAGGCTTCGAAAACGTGAACGGCTACCTGGAAGGTGGTTATCCTGCCTGGGAAGCTTCCGGCCAAGAAAAAGATATGATCATCACCGTTGAAGCAGACGAGCTGGCCATGGATATGCCACACGACGAAAACCTGGTAGTGGTGGATGTCCGTAAACCGGCTGAATATGCCAACGGTCACGTTAAAGGCGCTACCAACCTGTCTCTCGGCGATATGATGGATCCACTCAACCTGGCAGACCTGGACGAACACCTGAATCTGTATGTACATTGCCAGGGCGGCTACCGTAGTATCATCGCCTGCTCTATCCTCAAAAGGGAAGGCATTCACAACCTGCGCAATGTAGATGGTGGTTTCGCTAAAATGAAAGATGAAAAAGGCCTGGAAATAGTACAGGAAAAAAATGTACTGAACTAA
- a CDS encoding LysM peptidoglycan-binding domain-containing protein, whose amino-acid sequence MSLQDKYQELISQANSAGVNNLQVREQDNVLYIDGEATAEVKDQLWSTYEKLDPEMRSADVVMNIAVTGGGGGEQVYEVKSGDNLSKIAKNYPGVSWQDIYQANKDQIKDPNVIYPGQKLKIPG is encoded by the coding sequence ATGAGCTTACAGGATAAATACCAGGAATTGATCAGCCAGGCCAATAGTGCCGGCGTCAACAATTTACAGGTTAGAGAGCAGGATAATGTACTGTATATCGATGGGGAAGCCACTGCTGAAGTGAAAGACCAACTGTGGAGCACCTACGAAAAACTGGACCCGGAAATGCGCTCTGCTGATGTAGTGATGAACATCGCTGTAACTGGTGGTGGCGGTGGAGAGCAGGTGTATGAAGTAAAATCCGGTGATAACCTGAGTAAGATAGCTAAGAACTATCCCGGTGTGTCATGGCAGGATATTTATCAGGCTAATAAAGATCAGATCAAAGATCCTAATGTGATCTATCCCGGACAGAAACTGAAAATTCCAGGATAA
- a CDS encoding ArsR/SmtB family transcription factor yields the protein MEKTLLTTSSNTLIISRGNNEKDQIKLDYIAVKKAAMVLRAINHKLRQQMIKLLEDHKKMTVTEIYVKLRLEQSVASQHLAILRRAGIVITERDGKFIHYTINKQRIAEVAKFVEELVG from the coding sequence ATGGAAAAAACATTATTAACTACCTCTTCTAATACTCTTATTATTTCTAGAGGTAACAATGAAAAAGACCAGATCAAATTGGATTACATTGCCGTAAAAAAGGCCGCTATGGTTTTGCGTGCTATCAACCATAAGTTGCGCCAGCAGATGATCAAACTGCTGGAGGATCATAAAAAAATGACTGTGACAGAGATATATGTGAAATTGCGTCTGGAACAATCGGTAGCATCGCAGCATCTGGCTATATTAAGGCGGGCTGGTATTGTAATTACAGAAAGAGATGGTAAGTTTATCCACTACACCATCAACAAACAGCGTATTGCTGAGGTGGCTAAATTTGTGGAAGAACTTGTTGGTTAA